CGCTGGGGAAATGACTGGCGGATGTGCCGCGCCAGCGCCGGGTCGACGGGCGCCAGTTGATAGCCGTCCAACTGGCCATCGAGCCAGCGCGCCTGGTGCAGCACCTCAAGTACGCCGTTATTCCCTGCGTCCAGCAGTGCCTGGGCCTGCGCCTGTTCGGCGCGGGGCCAGCGGTGCAGGTGGCCGCCGTAAGCCTCGGCCAGTTGGGCAAATCGTTCAGGCGTCATGGTTTTCCCCTTCCTGGGCGGGCGGGCCCGGGTATGTCGTCAAGGTAACTGCGCAAGTTGCGCCGCGCCCGTGACAGCAAGCTCTCCAGTGCCTCGACGCTGATGTTCATCAGCGCCGCGGCGTCGATATTCGACAGCTCTTGATAGTACTGCAGCACGATTGCCTCGCGCTGGCGATCAGGCAGCGACGCCAACGCCCGCGCCATGTGCTCACTGCGCGCGGCCGCTTCCAGCTGTTCATCGGGGGCGGGCGCGCTGTCGAGCACTTCGTGCATGGCCTCTTCGTCGTGCAACGGGCGCTCCTTGCGCCGGCGCAAATGGTCGTGGCACAGGTTGAGCACCACGCGGTGCAACCAGGTGTCGAAGCGTGCTTCGCCACTGCGCCAACTCGCGGCCTGGCGCCAGATACGCAGGAAGCTTTCCTGGGCCACGTCCCTGGCCTCGTCGGCATCCCCGAGGATCCGACTGGCGAGCGCGAGCAAACGCGGGAGCTTGCGCGTCACCATTTCGTTGATGGCCGCCGGTTCGTTGTTACCGATGCGGGCCAACAGCTCAACGTCCGGATCAGTGTCTTTCAATAGGGCAAGTCTCGGTCCGGTGGCTAAGGGTCAGGTTGACGAAGCTGTCAGCGAATCCAGTGCCCTTCCATCCAGTACCAGTTGGGGCCGCGTGATTCCCAGTGGCCTGGCTCCCAGCGGGCGTTGCGCATCACCGGCTGCCAGTGACCCGGCACCCAGGCATAGCCGCGCCCTTCGTAACGCCAGTGCCCGCGGTCCCACACATAGCCCTGGCGTTCGACGGGAACCGCCTCGACGCGCATCGGCGGCGGCGCATCGCGAATGATCACTTCGGTCTGGGCAAAGGTCGGCGTGCTGACCAGGGCGGCCAATGCCAGCGGGATCAACAGGGCAAAACGGAATGCGGCCAAAGGTCGTGCAAGTCTCATGACAACTCCTTCATCGGCGATCGCCAGTGATCGCAGCTGTAGGGTTGAACGGCAGGTGCCGAGGAAATCCGTCGCGCTGGAATCAACTTTTTTCGCGACCACTGCGCACGTCAGGCAGGGCCAGTATTGACCAGGGTTTGCGGGGGTTTGATGAAATATGCAAAAAGCTGCGACGGATTTGGCCAGGCGGTCGCGTTCAAGGGTTAACCGCTGGCAATCGGCAGGCTCATCTGTTGATTGGCAGCGTTCACTACCTTGAGGAAATCACCATGTCTCGTCGAATTTCACTGCTGGTTGCCGCCGTCCTGCTCATGAACCTTGGCGGCTGCGTGTTCCTGCCGGGGCACCGCGAGCACTGCTGCTGGCGCGGGTACGGGGTAGTCACCGCACCGACTGCACAAGCGATCTCCTGAGTCGCTAACCGAAGGCTGCAAACCCTCTGCGCCCGGCTTTGAGCTCGGTGCGCAGTTCGCCGATAAGGTTTGAGATGGCACGGA
This genomic window from Pseudomonas sp. Bout1 contains:
- a CDS encoding RNA polymerase sigma factor, with protein sequence MKDTDPDVELLARIGNNEPAAINEMVTRKLPRLLALASRILGDADEARDVAQESFLRIWRQAASWRSGEARFDTWLHRVVLNLCHDHLRRRKERPLHDEEAMHEVLDSAPAPDEQLEAAARSEHMARALASLPDRQREAIVLQYYQELSNIDAAALMNISVEALESLLSRARRNLRSYLDDIPGPARPGRGKP
- a CDS encoding YXWGXW repeat-containing protein, coding for MRLARPLAAFRFALLIPLALAALVSTPTFAQTEVIIRDAPPPMRVEAVPVERQGYVWDRGHWRYEGRGYAWVPGHWQPVMRNARWEPGHWESRGPNWYWMEGHWIR